The DNA segment CCTGCGTCGTGAGGCCATCAGGTGCGACGATCCGTGCGTCGTCTGCGATGCCGCACAGCGCCACGCGCTCGCCCACGCGCGCGCCCTCGGGCGTCGCGGCAATGGCCTGTGCGCCCGCGCGTGCCAGCGTGGCGAACGCCTGCGACCACAGCGCGGCGTGCACGTCGGTGTGGCCCGCCAGCACCAGCGTGTAGGTATCGGCCGGCGTCCACACGCCGACCCGGCCGTGGCCCATCGCGTGCCACCACGCGGCCGGTGCGCCGGCCGCGTCGCGCAGCAGCGCGACATCGCCACCCGCAGGCATCCGCACCGTCCGCCGGGTGAGGACGGGCAGGCCGCCCGGCACGGCGTCGGCATCCACCGGCAGGTCTGCCGTGCCAGCGCCGCGTCGTGCGCGCCAGGCGTCGTCGTCCGGCGCGGGACGGGACAGGCGGAACTCGGACTCGTCGTTGCCGACGGCCGGCACGCCCAGCAGGCGTTGCACGGGCGGGGAGATCGGTCCGTCGGCGCGCACCAGCACGCCCAGTCCGTCGCGCACGGCCGCGCCGAGCGCCGCACGTTGCGCTTCGCCGAGTCCTGCGGCACTGCGCGCGTCCAGCACCAGCAGGTCGAAACGGCGCAGTGTTTCGGCGTTCATCGGCAACGGGGCATCGCCGAGCTGCATGCCGCCGCCCAGGCTGACCTGCAGGTGCAGCGGGATGCCCACGTCCGTCGCCCAGCGACGCAGGTATTTGCCCTCGGCATGGGGCGCACCGGCGAGCACCCATACGCGGGGCGGCGTCGAGGGCTGCGTCCAGACCGGCAGCGACGCGGCATCGGCCACGCTACCGCGCGCTTCCCGCACCTCCACCCGGAACAGCGCCGGGCCGGGCAGGCGGGCGACACCGGTGAGGCGGAAGCGACCCTGCTCGTCCACCGGCGCGGCATCGATGCGCTGGCCTGCGGGGTCGAACAGCACCACCGTCGCCTTCGGCACGTCGTTCACGCGACCGCTGGCGATGAAGGTGTCGCCCGGCGCCACGACACCCACCGGCGCGAGTTCGACGACACCGCGCGGCAAGGCGGTGGGCGAGAACACGATGCGCCGGTCGCCGAGCGCATCGCGGTCGCGGGCTTCCAGCCCATCACCGACGACGTGCAGCGTGCCCACGTCCGGATGCCGACGCAGCGCAGTGCCCAGGTCCGGCACACGCTCACTGCCGTCGGAAGCCGCGGCCTCCGGCAGGGCGACGCGGGGCTGGCCCTGCAGCGCCGCGGGCAGGGCGGCCTGGCCGGCGTTCGCGGTCATTACCACCAGGGTGCCGGGGGTCGACGCCTGCCGCGGCGGCAGCAGGGTGAAGTAGAGCAGCAGCGCGCAGACGGGTTGCAGCGCGCACAGCAGCAAGAAGCGGGTGCGGGAGCCGCGCACGTCCGTGGAAGCACCACGACGCCGCGCAATCAGGCGCGCCGACGCGAGCAGCACGCCGAGCGCGAGCAGGCCGGCCAGCAGCCAGGGCAGGAGCGCGGGCAGGGTCATCGCGCGGGCTCCTGCTGCAGGGCATCGAGATAGCGGCGGCCGGCATCGTCCGGCGCGGCCCGACGTTGCACCTGTGCGGGCGGTTGCGGCGACGCCGACCACAGCAGCGCACGCAGGCGTGCACGGCAGGGCGCGCACGACGGATCGCCGCGCACTTCATCGATGGCGGCGAACAGGTCCAGCGCATCCGGCACGCGTGCTTCGTTCGCGCGCAGCCAGGTGTGCAGCGCGTCCAGGTCCGCGCCATCCGCCGGTGCGCGATCGTTGGCGAGGGCGCGCCATGCGCGTGCGGGAGCCGCGTCGACGTCGTCGGGCATCGGGGCGAGCAGGCCGAGCGCGCGGAAGGCGATGCCCTTGCGATCGCCGCCCATCCGGCGCGTCTCGTCGATCGGCGGCAGCTCCGGTCCCACGCGGGCCAGGTAGATGCGCGTCGCCTGCTGCACCTGCTTGATGTACTCCAGCGCCTTGTACGCGAACGGCAGTGCGCGATCCGGCTGCCCCTGGCGCAGGTGAAGTTCCGATTGCCACATCTGGTCCAACGCCTTCTTCAGCGTCGCGCGCGTGTCGGGGTCGAGCAGCGTCGCGGCTTCGGCGTGGTCGTGCGTGTGGCCATAAGCTTCCAGCACGTCGGCCTCGCGGCCGAAGCTGGCGCCGCTCGCCGACGTCGCATGGTCGTGATCGTCCTGCGCAGCGGTCGGGGTTTCGGCGTGATCGTGTCCGTCGTCGTCCGCGTGGTCGTCGTCGGTGTCGCTGGTCGGCGGCGGTTGCGGCTCGCCTTCGGCTTCCTCTCCGAGGAACTGGCCATAGCGCAAGCGCAGGATGCGCTGGTCCACGCCGATCGCATCCGAGCGCGTGACGAACGTGTCCGCCGCCAAGCCGCGTTTCTGCTTCTGCAGCGCTTCGGCGTCAATGATGATCTGGCGCTGGCTGCGGAAGTAGGCGGGCATCACCTTCTTCACCAGTCCTTCCAAGCCCGTGCTTTCCTCGCCCAGGTCCGCCGGCCAGCGCAGGATCAGGCCGGGGCTCTGCGCGGTCTGCGGCGTCGGCGTGCGCGTGTCGCGCACGGTGAGCTGCGCGATCAGGTCGTCGCCCACCGCCATGCCGAGCGCCTTCAGATCCAGCGAGGCGGCGAACCGGCGCGCAGTCGCGGGGCCGGTGCCGTGCAGCGTCATCGTCTGTTCCTTGAACGCGATGTTCTCGCCGCTGCCTTGCGCGAGCGTCAGCTTCAGCGTGGCGGCCGCGGCCACGCCGTAGTCGTCGCGGGCTTCGAAGGCGAGCGCCCAGCGCGTCTGTCCGACTGCCACCAGGCTGAGGCCGCGGTCGGGCGCGAGCACCTTCACCTGCGGCGCGCGATCGGGAATGGCATCCAGCCGCCGGAGTTTGGACGGCGGTTGCGCCTCGGTGCCGGCGGCCACCACGCGATACAGCGTGGATTTCGCGAGGCCATGCGTCGCTCGCCAGGTGTCGCCGTCGCGCTGCAGCGCGATGCGCTGGCCGTCGTGGAAGACGAGGTCGGCGCGGGTCGGTTGCGGTTCGAAACGCAGCGTCCAGGCGAGTCGCGAGCCGACGGGGGCTTTCGCATCGAGCGTGGCTTCGTCGCGCGCCGGCTGGCCCGTGTAGGACGGCGGCGCGACGTGCAAGCGTTGGCCGACCAGGCGTGGGACGCCGGGAATGACCGGCGTTTCTTCGTCCGCAGGCGCGAGCGTGCTGGCCATCGGTGCGCGCGCCGGCCACAGCGCCGACACGGCGATGACCACGCCGGCCACCAGCCACATCGCCACGATGCGCGGCCATGGCCACGGCGTGCGCAGGTCCGGTGCCGGCTGGCTGCGTAGCCGCTCGCGGACGCGCGCTTGCTGCAGCTGTTGCAGCGGCGTCAGCGAAGCGGGCGGTGCCAGCAGCAGATCGCTGCTGTCGTCGAGGTCCTTGCGGCGCGCATCCAGCTGGCGCACCAGCCAGGCGGTGTCGAACGCGCGCGTCCGCCGCCAGGCCAGCGCGGCGAGTGCGGCGATCCCGGCCAGTGCGACGGCTACGGCTACTGCGGGCGATGCGAAGCGCCACACCACACCGGCGAGCGCGACGGGAATCGGTGCTCCCAACACCAGTTGGCCGAGCGTCGCATGGCGACGGACCTGGGCGAGGCGGTCGAAGGCCGACAACGTCATGGCGCCACGCTCCGCGTGCGTCGCGTGGCCATCCAGCGTTCCACCAGCATCAACAACGCGATCAGCAGCGCGATCCAGGGCTGCAGGTCGCGTGGTGCGACGGGATAGGCCGCGCCACCGCGGGTCGGCGCGTAATCCGTCGCGAGCACGCGCGTGGGTGCGGCAGCAGGACCGTCGAACAGGGCGCGCAGGCGGTGCGGGAAATCGGCGTCGAGCAGCGCCGGCATCGCGTCGGGCCGCAGCGCACGGGTGAAGCGCATCACCCGGCCCCGGCCGTGCGGGGTGCTTTCGACCAGGGGCGCACCTTCGGCGTCGCGCCAGGCCGTCGACGACATCGCAATGCCGTCCACCGTCGTTTCATGGGCCAGCAACGCGACGCCGCCGGCCGAGATCCACTGCATGACCGGCGCGGGCGCCGGTCCCGGTGCCAGCCACACCAGCGGCTGCGACGGCGGAGGCAATGGCGCGTCGCTCGTCCCGATCTGTACGGCCGTCGCGCTGTTCGGCTGCCACGCGCGTGCGGCGGCGCGCAGGTAGCGCAGCGCTTGTTCGTCGCCCGCCGCGTTTCGGATCGCCCATGCAGGCGATGGCGAGGCCTTCGCCGACGATGCCGGCATCGCGCCGTCGACGACCTTCCAGGTCACCGCACGCGACAGCGCGGGCCTCTCGGCATCCGCACCCTGCAAGGTTGCAGGCACGATCACCGTCAACGCGACGTCGGGAGGCAGTTCGGCATCGAGTTGCCGCAGCAGGCTGCCGATGGCCGGCGTGCCGGCAGGCATCGGCGCATCCAGCGACGGGAAGCCCGGCGCCAGCCAGTGCAGCCGCATGCGCGCATCGGAGGTCGTACGTGCGAAGCCTGCCTCCACGCCGGGCACGGCGACCGTCCACGGCCGCGTGTCGTCCAGGCCCGACAGCACCGGCCGGGCCAGCCACAGCGCGAGCAATGCGAGCACCAGCAGGCGCAGCAACAGCAACGGCCATTCGTCGAAGCGGATGCGGTGGCGCGGCTTCGGCTTCTGCCGCAGCCAGCGCAGCGCGGCGAAATCGGTCGGCGTCTGCTCGTGCCGGCGCGCGAGATGCAGCAGCAGCGGCAGCAGCAACGCCGCGAACGCGGCCAGGCCGGCCGGCAGCAGGAACGCCAGGCTCATGCGTACTCCGCCGCGTCACGCGCGCCGAACAGCCGGCGCAGCGGCAGGTCCAGCGGCTGGTCGGTGTAGTGCCGGGCGTGGCGGATGCCGGCCGCGTCCAGGCGCGCATCGAGCACGCCCTGCGCATCCGCGAAGCGGCGCAGGTAGTCCGCGCGCAGGGCCGCCGCATCGCCCAGCAGCTCCTCGCCGGTTTCCGGATCGCGGAAGCGATGGCCACCGGTGTAGGAGAAATCGCGCTCTTCCGCGGTCAGCAGCTGGATGGCCAGCACCTCGCGCCGCGCGGCAGCGAGCCGTTCCACCAGCGCGGGCATCGCGTCGTCGAACCAGTCGCTCAGCACCAGCACCAGGTCGCCGGCGGCGATGCGTTCGAACACCGGGCCCAGCCGTTCCTGCGCAGGAAACGCGCCGTCCGCACGCAGGCCGTGCAGCGCGAGCAGCAGCTGGTCGCGCTGGCGCGCGCCGTTCCCGGGCGCGACCAGGCGCACGCCATCGCCGTGCAGCACGAGCAGGCCGAAGCGGTCGCCCTGGCGCAGCGCCAGGTCGGCGACGCAGGCCGCGAGGCTGCGCGCAGCATCGAAACGCGTACCGCGCGCGCCGTCGCGTTGCGCCATCGACGCGGTCGCGTCGAGCACGATCCACACCGTCAGCGGACTCTCGCGTTCGGCTTCGCGCACGAAGAAGCGGTCCGAGCGCGCGTACAGCTTCCAGTCGATCTGGCGCAGCTCGTCGCCGGGCTCGTAGGCGCGGTACTGCGCGAACTCCAGGCCGGCGCCGCGGCTGCGGCTGTGGTGCACACCGATCCCCTGCGCGCCGATCGCACGGCGCGCGGTCAGCCGCAGGTCCTTCAACCGGCTGCGGACGTCGGCGGGGATCAGGTCGTGCGCCATGAGCGTTCGATCAAGCGGCGAGCGGCACGCCGCGCAGCAGCGCGGCGATCACGTCGTCCGCGCTGACCTGTTCGGCCTCGGCGGCGAACGACAGCAGCAGGCGGTGGCGCATCACCGGCTTCGCCAGCGCGACGATATCCTCGCGCGTCGCCGCCAGGCGGCCGTGCAGCAAGGCGCGGGCCTTCGCGGCCAGCACCAGCGACTGGCCGGCGCGCGGACCGGCGCCCCAGCGCACGTACTTGCGGATCTCCTCCGGCACGCCATCGCCAGGCCGGCTGGCGCGCACAAGCTTGGTGATCCAGCGCAGAAGATCGTCGCTGACATGCACGTCGCGCACATGCTTCTGCAGCGCGAGGACGGCCTCGCCTTCCATCACGCGCGGTACCGCGCCGCCGGCACGGCCGGTGGTCTGCGCGAGGATGTCGTGTTCTTCCTGCTCGGTGGGATAGTCCACACGGATATGCAGCAGGAAGCGGTCGAGCTGAGCTTCCGGCAACGGGTAGGTGCCCGCCTGTTCGAGCGGATTCTGCGTGGCCAGCACGAAGAACGGCGAGGGCAACGCATGCGTGGTGCCGGCGTAGCTGACCGTGCGTTCCTGCATCGCCTCCAGCAGCGCGGCCTGGGTCTTCGGTGGCGTGCGGTTGAGTTCGTCGGCGAGCAGCAGATTGGTGAAGATCGGACCGGGCTGGAAGCGGAAATGGCGATGGCCCGTGCCGTGGTCTTCCTCCAGCAGCTCGGTGCCGAGGATGTCGCTGGGCATCAGGTCCGGGGTGAACTGCACGCGGCGGAACTGCAAGTGCAATGCCTCGCCCAGCGAGCGCACCAGCAGCGTCTTGCCCAGGCCGGGCACGCCTTCGAGCAGGCAGTGGCCGCCGGCGAGCAGGCCGATCAGCAACTGTTCCACCACGTCCTGCTGGCCGACGATGGCCTGGCCGATGGCGGCGCGGAGTTCGCCCAGCATGGCGAGTTGCTGCTGGAGGTCGGATTCGGTGATGGATGCGTTCATGGGGATCCGGGAAGAAGTGCGTCAGGTGGTCAGCGCGTAGATCACGAGGTTGACCGCGAACTTGGTGTTGTCCTCGGCCAGGAAGCGCTTGTTGCGCCAGTCGTAATCCCACTCGCAGCCGTAGTCCTTGTTGCTGTAGAGCACGCCGAGACGGCCGTTGATCTCGATGCCCTGCAGGTACTCGTGCACCAGGTCGTCGCCCCAGCCGTTGAGCTCGAAGCTGGTGGCCGGTGGGCCGTCGAACTTGAAGAACGAAGAATAGATCGCGTGCGTGTTCGGCAGCTTCTTCATCGCCTTCGCGCCGAAGATCGACGCCATCTGCGCCTCGAACGACTTGGCGAACAGGCCGTCGATGTCGTGGTTGCAGTCGTCGACGAACACGAAGCCGCCGTTGCGCACGTAGCGCTCGAAGTGGCGGCGCTCCACCGGGTTGAACTCCACCAGCTTGTGCCCGGCCAGGTAGCAGAACGGGGCGGCGAGCATGCGCGGGTCGGACAGCGCCAGCACATGTTCCTTCGGATCCACGCGCATCGTGGTGTAGTCGATCAGCGAGGTGATCAGGTTGGACGGCATGCGCGCGTCCACGTCCCAGTCGCCGGAGTCGTACTTCAGTCGGGTGAAGTGGAAATCGTAGTTACCGGCCGCGCGCGCGCTCCGCGTCGGCCCGGCCAGCATGGCGCCAGCCAGGCCGCCGGTGAGCAGGCGGAGGAACTGCGCGCGCGTGAGGTTCATGGGGGGTGCCCTCCCGGCATGCGGGAGGGCGGTTCCTCAAGGGCGCTTAGACGGCGTCCGACAGCGAAGTGAAGGTGAAGTCGCGCAGCTTCATCGGCGGGATCATCATCACGAAGCTAGACTCGTCGCCGGCCACGCGCACCGGCTTGCCCAGTTCCTCGATGTTGTTGAGCATGATCACCGGCGACTCGTTGAAGCGGAAGTTCTTCACCGGGTGCTTGATCTGCCCGTTCTCGATGTAGAACGTGCCATCGCGGGTCAGGCCGGTCAGCAGCACGGTCTGCGGATCGACCATGCGGATGTACCAGGTGCGCGTGACCAGGATGCCCTTCTGCGTACCGGCGACCAGTTCGGCCGTGGACTTGGTGCCGCCGGCCACCAGCAGGTTGCCGGGCGAACCGATCGCGCGCTTGCCCTGCTTCTGCGCCCAGAAGCGCGAGTACTCCAGGTTGGCGATCTTGCCGTTCTCGACGATGGCCATCTTCTCGCGCGGCAGGCCTTCGCCGTCCCACGGCATCACTTCCGCACCGGGGTGCCACGGGTCGGCGCTGATGTTCACGCGCGGGTCGTAGACCTGCTCGCCCAGCTTGTTGCCGCCACCCTTCTTGGACAGGAAGCTGCGGCCTTCGTCGGCCTGGCGCGCGTCGAAGAAGTTCATCATGAAGGAGATCAGGCCCGCCGCCGCGGCCGGTTCCAGGATCACCGTGTACTTGCCGGGCTCCAGCGCCTTGGCTTCGGCCGATTCGCTGGCCTTGCGCATCGCGGTGCGGATGTCGCTGCCGGCCTTGAAGTCGCTGGCATTGCCCAGGTTGCGGCCGACCCAGCCGGAACCGCGGCCGTCCTCGGTGCGCACGGTGCAGGTGTAGTTGAAGCCGGTCGCGCGCTGGTAGCCGAAGTTGCCCTTGCTGTTGGCGAACGCGACGAAGCTCTGGCCGTCTTCGAGGAAGCCCGCGGCGATCAGTTTCTCCGCCTTGCACGGGCCGATCGAATCGGCGGCGACCTGGGCGCGGAATTCGGGCGTGATGGCGGCGGTGGATTCGCTAAAGGTGGCGCTGGGCTTGTAGGTCTGCTTCTCGACGGCCGGCATGAACTCGGGGTTCTCCGGCGCCAGGCGGGCGAGGTCTTCGGCGCGGCGGACCACGCGCTCCAGCGCAGCGTCGTCGAACTCGTTGATCGTCGCGATGCCCACGCGCTTGCCGAACGCCACCTGCACGCCAAGGTCGGTGTTGCTGACGATGCCGCTGGTTGAGACGTTGTTAAGCGCGAAACGGATGTTGCCGTCGACGGAACCGGTGAGGGACGCGGTGCACTCGTCGGCGGTGGACAGCGCGATGACCTTGTCCAGGATGGCCTTGGCCTGCGCTTCGGTGAGGATGCTCATGTTCTAGGGTCTCCTTGCGCCGATCAGCCGAGCGAGCGGGCGGTGTTGATGACGTTGATGCCGTTGAAGCGCGCGGTGGACGACCCGTGCGAAACCGCAGACACCTGGCCGGGCTGGCCCTTGCCGTCGAAGAACGAACCGCCCAGGCGGTAATCGCTTTCGTCGCAGACGGCGGTGCAGGCGTTCCAGAATTCCGGCGTGCGGATCTGGTAGGCCACGTCCTCGATCTGCTGGGTGATCTTGCCGTTCTTGATCTCGTAGAAGAGCTGGCCGCCGAACTGCGCGTTGTAGCGCTGCTGGTCGATCGAGAACGAGCCGTCGCCGATGATGTAAATGCCGTTCTCGACGTTCTTCACCATGTCGGCCACGGACAGTTTGGTCTTGCCGGCGGCCAGCGACACGTTGGCCATGCGCTGGAACTGCACGCTGCTCCACGAGTCGGCATAGCAGCAGCCGTCCGATTCGGTCTTGCCCAGGATGTGGGCCTGGTCGCGGATGGTCTGGTAGTCGACCAGCTTGCCGGCGCTCACCAGGTCCCAGCGCTTGGTCTTCACGCCTTCGTCGTCATAGCCGACCGCGCCCAGGCTGCCGGGCTGGGTCTTGTCGGCGAACAGGTTGACCAGCTCGCTGCCGTACTGGAAGCGCTGCTCGCGCTTGTCCAGCGTGGCGAAGCTGGTGCCGGCGTAGTTAGCTTCGTAGCCGAGCACGCGGTCCAACTCGAGCGGATGGCCGACCGATTCGTGGATGGTCAGCCAGGTGTGCGAGGGATCCAGCACCAGGTCGTACTTGCCCGGCTTCACCGACGGCGCGGTCAGCTTCGCGCGCGCCTGCTTGGCCGCCGCGATGGCGTCTTCCTTCATGTCGTAGGACAGGCCGTAGTTGATCACGCCGTTCGGTGTGGCGAACTTCTGGCCGGCGTCGCCATCCAGGTATTCGTAGCCCAGGCCCATCGGCGAGGACAGGCCGTCGCGCGTGCGGAACTTGCCGCTGGCCTTGTCGATGGCGGTGACCGTCATCGGCACCCAGATGCGGTGCACGTCCTGGTCGATGAAGGAGCCGTCGGTGCTGGCGAAATACTTCTGCTCGTTGACCAGGAACATCATCGAGTTGACGAAGTCCGCGCCGGCGTTCATCGCCGCAGCGTTGACGCCCAGCAGCAGGTCGACCTTGTCCTTGATCGGCACGTCCATCGCGTTCTTCTTGATCGGCGTCTTCCACGACACCTCGCCGAAACCCGGCGCCTTGGCCAGCTGCACCGGCGCGGTCTGGGTCTTGCTGTTGGCCTTGGCGATGGCGGCGGCTTGGCGCGCGGCGGCGGCCACACCCTCGGCAGTCAGCGTGTTGGTGGCGGCGAAGCCCCAGGCGCCGTTGGCGATCACGCGGATGCCGGCGCCGGTGGACTCGGTGTTCACCACGTTCTGGACCTTGTCCTCGCGGGTGATCACGAACTGGCGCAGGTAGCGCCCGATGCGCACGTCGCAGTAGGTCGCGCCGGCCTGCTTGGCCGCGGCGAGCGCGGCATCGGCGAGGCGCTTCTTGAAGGCGACGTCGAGGGTGGACTGGAGTTGCTCGGCGGCGATCGCCTTGCCGAGGAAGGACGGCACCATCAGGCCGCCCAAGCTGAGGCCGGTCATGGCCAGGAAGTCACGACGTTGCAAGGCAATTCTCCACCGGTTGGGCCTGCCGGGCGGCAGGCGGGGCACTGCGACGGGAGCGTTCCGGCCCACGCGTTCACCACCGTGCAGGTCGTCCCGGATTCTTGCGCCCGCATGGAGACAGCGTCAAATGACTTTCGGCATACACACGATGCCGCGATGCCCGGATCGATGCCTTCGAATTACCCCAGGCTGCGCGCCGTGTTGATGATGTTGATGCCGTTGAAGCGCGTGGTGGCCGAGCCGTGCGATACGGCCGATACCTGGCTGGGCTGGCCCTTGCCGTCGAAGAACGAACCGCCGAGGCGGAAGTCGCGCGCGTCGCAGATCGCGGTGCACGCGTTCCAGAACTCCGGCGTACGGATCTGGTAGGCCGCATCCTCGACCTGGCGCGTGACCTGTCCGTCCTTGATCTCGAAGTAGAGCTGTCCGCCGAACTGCGCGTTGTAGCGCTGCTGGTCGATCGAGTACGAGCCGCGGCCGTGGATGTACAGGCCGTTCTCCACGTCCTTCACCATCTCGGCCACCGTCAGCGGCGTCTTGCCCGGCGCCAGCGACACGTTGGCCATGCGCTGGAATTGCACGCTGCTCCACGAATCGGCGTAGCTGCAGCCGTGCGACGCGTCCTCGCCAAGGATATGTACCTCGTCGCGTGTGGCCTGGTAATTGACCAGCACGCCGTCCTTCACCAGGTCCCAGCGGCGCGTCTTCACGCCTTCGTCGTCGTAGCCCACCGCACCGAGGCTGCGCGGCTCGGTCTTGTCGGCGGTGAAATTGACGATCGGACTGCCCCACTGGAATCGCTGCTCGCGCTTGTCCAGCGTGGCGAAACTGGTGCCGGCGTAGTTGGCTTCGTAGCCGAGCACGCGATCGAGCTCCAGCGGATGGCCGACGTTCTCGTGGATGGTCAGGAACAGATTGGACGGATCCAGCACCACGTCGTACTTGCCCGGCTTCACCGACGGCGCGGTCAGCTTGACGCGGGCCTGCTTCGCCGCCGCCACGATGTCCTCGCGCAGGTCGTACGACGCGCCATAGGCCACCACGCCACCCGGCAGCGCGAATTTGTCGGCCGGGTTCGCATCCAGGTACTCGTAGCCCATGCCCATCGGGGCAGAGAGTCCATCACGCGTCTTGAACTTGCCGGTCGCCTTGTCCACCACCGTCACCGTGAAGGGCACCCAGATGCGGTGCACGTCCTGGTCGATCCAGGAACCGTCGGTGCTGGCGAAATACTTCTGTTCGTTGATCACGAACATCCGCGATGCCGCGAAGCTGGCGCCGGCAGCGAGCGCGGTGGCGTTCGCGTCCAGCAGCAGCTCCACCTTCTCCTTCACCGGGACCGCCATCGCGTTCTTCACGATCGGCGTGCGCCAGGCCACTTCGCCGGCACCCTTCAACGGCGCCAGCTGCACGGGCTTGCCCTGGATGCGCGCATTCGCGCGGGCGATCGCCACGGCCTGGCGCGCGGCGGCGGCGACGCCATCGGTCGTCTGGTCGTTCGTCGCCGCGAAGCCCCACGCGCCCTGCGCGATCACGCGCACGCCGATGCCGGAGGATTCGGTGTTCACCACGTTCTGCACCTTGTCCTCACGGGTGATCAGCGACTGCCGCAGGTAGCGGCCGACGCGCACGTCGCAGTAGCTCGCACCCGCCGCGGTCGCGGCCGAGAGTGCGGCTTCGGCGAGGCGCTTCTTCTTCGCCACGTCGCCGGGCTCCAGCAGCGCTTCTGCCGCGATGACGCGGGTGCCAGGCAGGGCGAGGCCGGCGAAGGCGAGGCCGCCAAGGGTCAGGAAGTCGCGTCGCTGCATGCGCGTGTCCGGAGGAAGGAAGCACCGGACTGTCGTCGGCGTGCCGGGCAGCGTCAAGTGACGCCGGTCATGGCCGGGTGACGTGGTGCACAATGCGGCCCATCCCCCCGCAGGAGTCGGCGCGCATGAAGTCCCGCCCGGTCGCCAAGCCCGAGAACGACGACGAACAACCGCGCCTCGCGGTGCTGATCGATGCCGACAACGCCCAGCCGGCCGTCATCGAAGGCTTGCTCGCCGAAGTGGCGAAGTACGGCGTGGCCAGCGTGAAGCGCATCTACGGCGACTTCACCAGCACCCGGATGACCCAGTGGAAGCAGGCGCTGCTGAAGCACTCGATCAACCCGGTGCAGCAGTTCGCCTACACCAGCGGCAAGAACGCCACCGACAGTTCGCTGATCATCGATGCGATGGACCTGATGTACACCCGGCGCTTCGACGGTGTCTGCCTGGTGTCCAGCGACAGCGATTTCACCCGCCTGGCCCAGCGCCTGCGCGAGGAGGGCCTGACCGTCTACGGCTTCGGCGAACGCAAGACGCCGGATGCCTTCGTACAGGCGTGCGATAAGTTCATCTACGTTGAAGTGTTGCGCAGTGAGGTGCCTGCACCGCCGCCCCCGCCACCGGCGAAGCCCGCGAAGAAGGCGGCCAAGCCCGCGACGAAGAAGCCAGCGGCGCAGGCCGAGCCCACCGCGGCGCCGGTCGTGGAGCAGGGCAAGCACGAATCGCTGCCGCTGCGGCTGATCCGGCAGGCCATCGAGGAAGCGAGCGACGACCAGGGCTGGGCCTTCCTCGGCAGCGTGGGCAGCTACCTCAACAAGGTGCGCCCGGATTTCGACACGCGCCTGTACGGCCACAAGAAGCTTAGCGACCTGCTGAAGGCGCACCCGCGCCACTTCATCGTGGAAGAGCGGGCGGGCGACAACGGACTGAAGCGCGTCTACGTGCGCTCGGCAGGCGGATGACGATCGAGAAACCCTTCGCCCCGTCGTGTGAACGCAACCAGGACCCGATCCTGGAGGTGCTGCAACGGCATTTCGGCGATACGCGGCGCGTGCTCGAAGTCGGCAGCGGCACGGGGCAGCATGCCGTGCACTTCGCCGCGGCGATGCCGAACGTGTCCTGGCAGGCCAGTGACCGTGCGGACTATCTCCCCGGCATCGCACTCTGGCTCGACGAGGCCGCACTGGCGAACACGCCACCAGCCGTCGAACTCGATGTCGACGGACGATGGCCGGATGCGATGTTCGACGCGGTCTTCACCGCCAACAGCCTGCACATCATGGGCTGGCCGCAGGTGGAGGCGTTCTTCGCCGGGGTCGGCGCGGTGCTGGAACCGGGCGGCCTGCTGGTGGTGTACGGCCCCTTCAACGTCGGCGGCGAGTTCACCAGCGAGAGCAATCGCGCGTTCGAGCAATGGCTGAAGGACCGCGATCCCGTCTCCGGCATCCGCGACATCGAGGCGGTCGACGCACTGGCGCGCGGCATCGGTCTGGTGCGGGTCGAAGACAACGCGATGCCGGCCAACAACCGCTGCATCGTCTGGCAACGGACGGCCTGACGATCAGGGGATGAAGGTCTGTTCCGGATCGTCGAACGACTTGAACTCCAGCGCGTTGCCCGACGGA comes from the Pseudoxanthomonas sp. YR558 genome and includes:
- a CDS encoding DUF4159 domain-containing protein, encoding MNLTRAQFLRLLTGGLAGAMLAGPTRSARAAGNYDFHFTRLKYDSGDWDVDARMPSNLITSLIDYTTMRVDPKEHVLALSDPRMLAAPFCYLAGHKLVEFNPVERRHFERYVRNGGFVFVDDCNHDIDGLFAKSFEAQMASIFGAKAMKKLPNTHAIYSSFFKFDGPPATSFELNGWGDDLVHEYLQGIEINGRLGVLYSNKDYGCEWDYDWRNKRFLAEDNTKFAVNLVIYALTT
- a CDS encoding TldD/PmbA family protein, with amino-acid sequence MSILTEAQAKAILDKVIALSTADECTASLTGSVDGNIRFALNNVSTSGIVSNTDLGVQVAFGKRVGIATINEFDDAALERVVRRAEDLARLAPENPEFMPAVEKQTYKPSATFSESTAAITPEFRAQVAADSIGPCKAEKLIAAGFLEDGQSFVAFANSKGNFGYQRATGFNYTCTVRTEDGRGSGWVGRNLGNASDFKAGSDIRTAMRKASESAEAKALEPGKYTVILEPAAAAGLISFMMNFFDARQADEGRSFLSKKGGGNKLGEQVYDPRVNISADPWHPGAEVMPWDGEGLPREKMAIVENGKIANLEYSRFWAQKQGKRAIGSPGNLLVAGGTKSTAELVAGTQKGILVTRTWYIRMVDPQTVLLTGLTRDGTFYIENGQIKHPVKNFRFNESPVIMLNNIEELGKPVRVAGDESSFVMMIPPMKLRDFTFTSLSDAV
- a CDS encoding BatA domain-containing protein — its product is MSLAFLLPAGLAAFAALLLPLLLHLARRHEQTPTDFAALRWLRQKPKPRHRIRFDEWPLLLLRLLVLALLALWLARPVLSGLDDTRPWTVAVPGVEAGFARTTSDARMRLHWLAPGFPSLDAPMPAGTPAIGSLLRQLDAELPPDVALTVIVPATLQGADAERPALSRAVTWKVVDGAMPASSAKASPSPAWAIRNAAGDEQALRYLRAAARAWQPNSATAVQIGTSDAPLPPPSQPLVWLAPGPAPAPVMQWISAGGVALLAHETTVDGIAMSSTAWRDAEGAPLVESTPHGRGRVMRFTRALRPDAMPALLDADFPHRLRALFDGPAAAPTRVLATDYAPTRGGAAYPVAPRDLQPWIALLIALLMLVERWMATRRTRSVAP
- a CDS encoding MoxR family ATPase, whose product is MNASITESDLQQQLAMLGELRAAIGQAIVGQQDVVEQLLIGLLAGGHCLLEGVPGLGKTLLVRSLGEALHLQFRRVQFTPDLMPSDILGTELLEEDHGTGHRHFRFQPGPIFTNLLLADELNRTPPKTQAALLEAMQERTVSYAGTTHALPSPFFVLATQNPLEQAGTYPLPEAQLDRFLLHIRVDYPTEQEEHDILAQTTGRAGGAVPRVMEGEAVLALQKHVRDVHVSDDLLRWITKLVRASRPGDGVPEEIRKYVRWGAGPRAGQSLVLAAKARALLHGRLAATREDIVALAKPVMRHRLLLSFAAEAEQVSADDVIAALLRGVPLAA
- a CDS encoding DUF58 domain-containing protein, encoding MAHDLIPADVRSRLKDLRLTARRAIGAQGIGVHHSRSRGAGLEFAQYRAYEPGDELRQIDWKLYARSDRFFVREAERESPLTVWIVLDATASMAQRDGARGTRFDAARSLAACVADLALRQGDRFGLLVLHGDGVRLVAPGNGARQRDQLLLALHGLRADGAFPAQERLGPVFERIAAGDLVLVLSDWFDDAMPALVERLAAARREVLAIQLLTAEERDFSYTGGHRFRDPETGEELLGDAAALRADYLRRFADAQGVLDARLDAAGIRHARHYTDQPLDLPLRRLFGARDAAEYA